A part of Sandaracinaceae bacterium genomic DNA contains:
- a CDS encoding response regulator, with product MNELPSSTRTLADIALLYELSLAAGTSLDLRTNCRRFLTTLMARKNLSFAGVWLAREDWGETPGGGDPPYRLAFGLPEIRVRAQELPPSHGLLLRLERAGRAFASEPDAEELVSLFDLDPSGSAAVFPLGPRGILALGSPRPGTFSAQRELRQLEGVVEKFAVSVEGCEAHARVVRAMQERHDAEEARARIQEELHHAQKLEAVGRLAGGIAHDFNNVLTGILGCAELLQAGATDETQAKLLDVVVNAAHNAAELTGQLLTFGRRALTQRHAVDLDRLVTDVAALLRRTVDPRIEIQLQVGIGDGLVVMGDPSQLQSALLNLGVNARDAIEGNGTIRITSERVEITEAATGRGGAPSTPGIYGRVRVADSGQGMDDAVRARIFEPFFSTKGVGRGTGLGLAAVYGAVSGHDGSIAVHSEPGKGTRFDVLLPLVPAPEADDAPDGVAREGRGRVLVIDDDARARDASVYMAQHLGYEVDAVDGGAEGLTRIAAADPPFAAVLLDVRMAGLGGRETLRELRRHARELPVVVVTGFVDERELAEIRQLGIQGMLAKPFTLAELSTELAAAIGETEAGEREPPR from the coding sequence ATGAACGAGCTCCCGAGCTCCACGCGCACCCTCGCCGACATCGCGCTCCTCTACGAGCTGTCGCTCGCGGCGGGCACGTCGCTCGATCTGCGCACCAACTGTCGACGCTTCCTGACCACGTTGATGGCGCGCAAGAACCTCTCGTTCGCGGGCGTCTGGCTCGCGCGGGAGGACTGGGGAGAGACGCCCGGCGGCGGTGACCCGCCCTACCGTCTGGCGTTCGGCCTGCCGGAGATCCGCGTCCGCGCGCAGGAGCTCCCCCCGAGCCACGGCCTGCTCCTTCGGCTCGAGCGCGCCGGCCGCGCGTTCGCGAGCGAGCCCGACGCGGAGGAGCTGGTGTCCCTCTTCGACCTCGACCCGTCCGGCAGCGCGGCCGTCTTTCCGCTGGGCCCGCGCGGGATCCTGGCGCTCGGCTCGCCGCGCCCTGGCACCTTCTCCGCGCAGCGGGAGCTCCGGCAGCTCGAGGGCGTGGTCGAGAAGTTCGCGGTGTCCGTCGAGGGGTGCGAGGCGCACGCCAGGGTCGTCCGCGCGATGCAGGAGCGCCACGACGCCGAGGAGGCCCGCGCGCGCATCCAGGAGGAGCTGCACCACGCGCAGAAGCTGGAGGCGGTGGGGCGGCTCGCGGGCGGCATCGCGCACGACTTCAACAACGTCCTGACGGGGATCCTCGGGTGCGCCGAGCTCCTCCAGGCGGGCGCGACGGATGAGACGCAAGCGAAGCTGCTCGATGTCGTCGTCAACGCGGCGCACAACGCGGCCGAGCTCACGGGGCAGCTGCTCACCTTCGGGCGGCGCGCCCTGACCCAGCGGCACGCCGTCGACCTCGACCGGCTGGTCACCGACGTCGCCGCGCTGCTCCGCCGCACGGTCGATCCGCGGATCGAGATCCAGCTCCAGGTCGGGATCGGCGACGGTCTGGTGGTCATGGGGGATCCCTCGCAGCTCCAGAGCGCGCTGCTGAACCTGGGGGTCAACGCGCGCGACGCGATCGAGGGCAACGGCACCATCCGCATCACGTCGGAGCGCGTGGAGATCACCGAGGCGGCGACCGGGCGAGGCGGCGCCCCGTCCACCCCGGGGATCTACGGGCGCGTGCGCGTGGCGGACTCGGGGCAGGGCATGGACGACGCGGTGCGCGCCCGGATCTTCGAGCCGTTCTTCAGCACCAAGGGCGTCGGCCGTGGCACGGGGCTCGGCCTGGCGGCCGTGTACGGCGCCGTGTCGGGGCACGACGGAAGCATCGCGGTGCACAGCGAGCCCGGGAAGGGCACCCGCTTCGACGTGCTCCTGCCCTTGGTCCCGGCCCCCGAGGCGGATGACGCGCCTGACGGCGTGGCGCGCGAGGGCCGGGGTCGTGTGCTCGTGATCGACGACGACGCCCGGGCGCGTGACGCGAGCGTCTACATGGCCCAGCACCTCGGCTACGAGGTCGACGCGGTCGACGGGGGCGCGGAGGGGCTGACCCGCATCGCGGCGGCGGATCCGCCGTTCGCGGCGGTCCTGCTGGACGTGCGCATGGCGGGCCTCGGCGGGCGAGAGACGCTGCGCGAGCTGCGTCGACACGCGAGAGAGCTGCCCGTGGTGGTGGTGACCGGCTTCGTCGACGAGCGCGAGCTCGCGGAGATCCGCCAGCTCGGGATCCAGGGGATGCTCGCCAAGCCGTTCACGCTGGCGGAGCTGTCGACCGAGCTGGCCGCGGCGATCGGCGAGACGGAGGCTGGCGAGCGGGAGCCGCCGCGGTAG
- a CDS encoding DUF1549 domain-containing protein, with protein MRGPALLAFLVAVAAGCDGEVGGMSVPGGDAGCVAPPPVDPPPPIQPISPTRQLRRVTLSLAGRTPTVEELDAVLEAGDEAAQRAAVHEAVDALLASPEFYRAVLAFGHDWIPVTGLRTGVADESYWGSQAANLFVCDDGTTHAGAFYLNGEARGDSGPAWCDDAAIDVHEVEPWWAPGTTVRVLGPAGSGVRTVDGQDCGLSRGGYYQRVLPVDGCSCGPNLVYCIPGHGFGLNTDRNDAKPRRQGWDEPARLLAHLAWHDRPLTDLIAGNYTVAPVMLRHLYVRMGRQLPENAALDDEDAWWRGPFTGVAIDPLHASPDDPLAWQEVVLERLNPTMMSLSGGARSGDLSRTYHHDPRVDAAAIEGIPAAGVLTSLAVQSSFSRERVRAARMLETFACYSFNPPPPDADFGPVGADISRSGQCQHCHRVMDPAAIHFKRWSFGGHYIQETSYFPGVGPWRWENIDRPEVQRFEQLYIPGTVLTPATEEQIASNPDARLLDFLGPEHELFGARSDGTNGPLGFAKLVIDSGRFDECAVRRIYHHFVGRPLDPARESGYIDALTAEFVEGGRQLRPFVGALMRSETFLHGAIRRAR; from the coding sequence ATGCGTGGCCCAGCCCTGCTCGCCTTCCTCGTCGCGGTCGCCGCGGGGTGTGACGGAGAGGTAGGTGGCATGTCGGTCCCGGGGGGAGACGCGGGCTGCGTCGCCCCTCCGCCGGTCGACCCGCCGCCGCCCATCCAGCCGATCTCGCCCACCCGGCAGCTGCGCCGCGTGACGCTCTCGCTCGCGGGCCGCACGCCCACGGTGGAGGAGCTGGACGCGGTGCTCGAGGCGGGCGACGAGGCGGCGCAGCGCGCGGCGGTCCACGAGGCCGTCGACGCGCTCCTGGCGTCGCCGGAGTTCTATCGCGCGGTGCTCGCGTTCGGGCACGACTGGATCCCCGTCACGGGGCTGCGCACCGGCGTCGCGGACGAGTCGTACTGGGGGAGTCAGGCCGCGAACCTGTTCGTCTGCGACGACGGCACGACGCACGCGGGCGCCTTCTACCTCAACGGCGAGGCGCGCGGCGACTCGGGCCCCGCGTGGTGCGACGACGCCGCGATCGACGTGCACGAGGTCGAGCCGTGGTGGGCGCCCGGCACGACGGTTCGGGTGCTCGGGCCCGCGGGGAGCGGCGTGCGCACGGTGGACGGGCAGGACTGCGGCCTCAGCCGCGGCGGCTACTATCAGCGCGTCCTGCCCGTGGATGGGTGCTCGTGTGGGCCCAACCTCGTGTACTGCATCCCGGGCCACGGCTTCGGGCTCAACACCGACCGCAACGACGCCAAGCCGCGGCGGCAGGGCTGGGACGAGCCCGCGCGGCTGCTCGCGCACCTCGCGTGGCACGATCGGCCCCTGACCGATCTGATCGCGGGCAACTACACGGTCGCGCCGGTGATGCTCCGCCACCTCTACGTGCGCATGGGGCGCCAGCTGCCCGAGAACGCGGCGCTCGACGACGAGGACGCCTGGTGGCGCGGCCCCTTCACGGGGGTGGCGATCGACCCGCTGCACGCCTCCCCGGACGACCCGCTCGCGTGGCAGGAGGTGGTGCTCGAGCGGCTGAACCCGACGATGATGAGCCTGAGCGGCGGCGCGCGGAGCGGTGACCTCTCCCGCACCTACCACCACGACCCGCGCGTGGACGCCGCGGCCATCGAGGGCATCCCCGCCGCGGGCGTGCTCACGAGCCTCGCCGTGCAGTCGTCGTTCTCGCGAGAGCGCGTCCGCGCGGCGCGCATGCTCGAGACCTTTGCGTGCTACAGCTTCAACCCGCCGCCGCCGGACGCCGACTTCGGGCCCGTCGGCGCCGACATCAGCCGGAGCGGGCAGTGCCAGCACTGTCACCGCGTGATGGATCCCGCGGCCATCCACTTCAAGCGCTGGTCGTTCGGCGGCCACTACATCCAGGAGACGAGCTACTTCCCGGGCGTCGGGCCCTGGCGCTGGGAGAACATCGACCGGCCCGAGGTGCAGCGCTTCGAGCAGCTCTACATCCCCGGCACGGTGCTCACGCCCGCGACCGAGGAACAGATCGCGTCGAACCCGGACGCGCGGCTCCTCGACTTCCTCGGCCCGGAGCACGAGCTGTTCGGCGCGCGCTCGGACGGAACCAACGGGCCGCTCGGGTTCGCCAAGCTGGTCATCGACAGCGGGCGCTTCGACGAGTGCGCGGTGCGGCGCATCTACCACCACTTCGTCGGGCGTCCCCTCGATCCCGCCCGGGAGTCTGGCTACATCGACGCGCTCACCGCGGAGTTCGTCGAGGGCGGCCGACAGCTGCGCCCGTTCGTCGGGGCGCTCATGAGAAGCGAGACGTTCCTCCACGGCGCGATCCGGAGGGCACGATGA
- a CDS encoding FKBP-type peptidyl-prolyl cis-trans isomerase: MSEATIEDGKVVSIHYVLKNPEGEELDRSAEDAPLTYLHGAHNIVPGLESALAGKQAGESFSVKVAPGQGYGEKQKIKPIRLLRSKFPPDAKIEKGTQFLMQGPDGRPMPIWIAKVMGKEVHVTPQHPLAGVTLCFDGTIQEVRDATEEEKSHGHVHGPGGHHHDEDDHGHDHDHDHDHDEEE, encoded by the coding sequence GTGTCGGAAGCCACCATCGAAGACGGCAAGGTCGTCAGCATTCACTACGTCCTGAAGAACCCCGAGGGCGAGGAGCTCGACCGCTCCGCCGAGGACGCGCCGCTCACGTACCTGCACGGGGCGCACAACATCGTCCCCGGGCTCGAGTCGGCGCTGGCCGGCAAGCAGGCGGGCGAGTCCTTCTCCGTGAAGGTCGCGCCCGGTCAGGGCTACGGCGAGAAGCAGAAGATCAAGCCGATCCGCCTGCTGCGCTCGAAGTTCCCGCCCGACGCGAAGATCGAGAAGGGCACGCAGTTCCTGATGCAGGGCCCGGACGGCCGGCCGATGCCGATCTGGATCGCGAAGGTGATGGGCAAGGAGGTCCACGTGACTCCGCAGCACCCGCTCGCCGGCGTGACCCTCTGCTTCGACGGAACCATCCAGGAGGTGCGCGACGCGACCGAGGAGGAGAAGTCCCACGGTCACGTGCACGGCCCGGGCGGCCATCACCACGACGAAGACGATCACGGTCACGACCACGACCACGATCACGATCACGACGAAGAGGAGTGA
- a CDS encoding DUF1501 domain-containing protein, producing the protein MKISRRTLLRASLGAAGVGLLDRFGLFGGRAHALDPNAPSRLLSIYVPGGYTPMNLFCPLDAAMISAELPERASTLGEQVFFTPDMVEDLAPSDGGTDPIRVVRTWDPMRPASRDDGFLPLGYAFREHGLHEQLAMVHGIDHNTVAHAAGHIAAMCGVAGPVYRAPAFQAVVANALSERFPDRPLPCVALDPRSVPNPGGLPSAASPTVISTVERIRAKLSDSPDVSPWWQDLNARTSSEVESYAGAPLGAAEETRLERFVRETARRYEGPNAATNDFLGQIHDSLVNVSRLLARDVVSMLEATPGAEHLPETASYGGENVRGYGNRFGFTFGLANGSDGGGYSTVFDGALRLMKADLSSAVHVRLPVFHHDTHSADGQTNNFLKVRADFDAIGRLLGEMKATPSPTRSDRTLLQDTLVVVFSEFARSWWKRGDDHWQHTSAMFAGGGVGQSRSVGGYTIDGMHSAGGVGVPVAVREEDGALHEHAPRVSDFVSTIYRGMGLDWGEFFIPGGYGEILGVRAES; encoded by the coding sequence ATGAAGATCTCACGACGCACGCTCCTCCGCGCCTCGCTCGGCGCCGCCGGTGTGGGCCTCCTCGATCGCTTCGGGCTCTTCGGGGGCCGCGCGCACGCGCTCGACCCGAACGCGCCCTCACGCCTGCTGAGTATCTACGTGCCGGGCGGCTACACGCCGATGAACCTCTTCTGCCCGCTCGACGCGGCGATGATCTCGGCCGAGCTTCCCGAGCGCGCGAGCACCCTCGGCGAGCAGGTCTTCTTCACGCCCGACATGGTGGAGGACCTGGCTCCGTCGGACGGGGGCACCGACCCCATCCGCGTCGTGCGGACGTGGGATCCGATGCGGCCCGCGTCGCGTGACGACGGCTTCCTCCCGCTCGGGTACGCGTTCCGTGAGCACGGATTGCACGAGCAGCTCGCGATGGTGCACGGCATCGACCACAACACCGTCGCGCACGCGGCCGGGCACATCGCCGCGATGTGCGGCGTGGCCGGTCCGGTCTATCGCGCGCCCGCGTTCCAGGCCGTGGTGGCGAACGCGCTCTCCGAGCGCTTCCCCGACCGCCCGCTCCCCTGCGTGGCGCTCGACCCGCGGAGCGTGCCCAACCCTGGCGGGCTGCCCTCCGCGGCGTCGCCCACCGTCATCTCCACCGTCGAGCGCATCCGCGCGAAGCTGAGCGACTCCCCCGACGTGAGCCCCTGGTGGCAGGACCTGAACGCGCGCACCTCGAGCGAGGTCGAGAGCTATGCGGGCGCGCCCCTCGGGGCGGCGGAGGAGACGCGCCTCGAGCGCTTCGTCCGCGAGACCGCGCGCCGCTACGAGGGTCCGAACGCGGCCACGAACGACTTCCTCGGTCAGATCCACGACTCGCTCGTCAACGTCAGCCGGCTCCTCGCGCGGGACGTGGTGTCCATGCTGGAGGCGACGCCGGGCGCCGAGCACCTCCCCGAGACCGCGAGCTACGGCGGAGAGAACGTGCGCGGCTACGGCAACCGCTTCGGCTTCACGTTCGGGCTCGCCAACGGCAGCGACGGCGGCGGGTATTCGACGGTGTTCGACGGAGCGCTGCGCCTGATGAAGGCGGATCTGTCGAGCGCGGTGCACGTCCGCCTGCCGGTGTTCCATCACGACACGCACTCGGCGGACGGGCAGACGAACAACTTTTTGAAGGTGAGGGCGGACTTCGACGCCATCGGGCGGCTGCTCGGGGAGATGAAGGCGACGCCGTCCCCGACGCGGAGCGATCGGACGCTGCTACAGGACACGCTCGTCGTCGTGTTCAGCGAGTTCGCGCGCAGCTGGTGGAAGCGGGGCGACGATCACTGGCAGCACACCTCGGCCATGTTCGCCGGCGGCGGCGTCGGGCAGAGCCGCAGCGTCGGCGGCTACACGATCGACGGCATGCACTCCGCGGGCGGGGTCGGCGTGCCGGTGGCGGTGCGCGAGGAAGACGGCGCGCTGCACGAGCACGCGCCGCGCGTCTCCGACTTCGTCAGCACCATCTACCGCGGCATGGGTCTGGACTGGGGCGAGTTCTTCATCCCCGGTGGCTACGGCGAGATCCTCGGCGTGCGCGCCGAGAGCTGA
- a CDS encoding sialidase family protein: protein MGLGLHLVAPLDAPDPRALLETLAEKIRGRDEDPAPLVEVSAEAPLLLAELHPGAEPLRIEAHQRKLVLEAATGTAGPGYHRHVCALAESLGVDLQIDWEIGDEDGDADETGWLHRRDEAELEEAFLDQLGATVARILELVDRGAQGIALALPSSHHFTHDGVIATQLGPRSEAWLRAILDDPRHGVDAFPWWGPERDAAYFRGLALSQMWTEVRWRTPIREEETALLDRVVTWAEKAHGLDPQVSLPWRAISELYEHLGEESLRATRAHVKAQAEKPSASIGYRRRPVRARLSGGWSLEIPGALAERWEERGTWVAWDTKRSVWFTSLTVTDDAGKPSPDSATTLASLPPLSRDSDEGEVLELESGELRGLAAFARDERDGETFYRLEAHAALREHAAVGTLVYTDEADREWALQTWGSLHHG from the coding sequence GTGGGACTCGGACTGCACCTGGTGGCGCCGCTCGACGCGCCGGATCCGCGAGCGCTGCTCGAGACGCTCGCCGAGAAGATCCGCGGGCGTGACGAGGACCCGGCGCCGCTCGTCGAGGTCTCGGCGGAGGCGCCGCTGCTGCTCGCGGAGCTGCACCCCGGCGCGGAGCCGCTCCGGATCGAGGCGCACCAGCGCAAGCTCGTGCTCGAGGCGGCCACCGGCACGGCCGGGCCCGGCTATCACCGCCACGTCTGCGCGCTCGCGGAGAGCCTCGGCGTCGACCTGCAGATCGACTGGGAGATCGGTGACGAGGACGGCGACGCGGACGAGACCGGCTGGCTGCACCGCCGCGACGAGGCCGAGCTCGAGGAGGCCTTCCTCGACCAGCTCGGGGCCACCGTCGCGCGCATCCTCGAGCTGGTCGACCGCGGCGCCCAGGGCATCGCGCTCGCGCTGCCGAGCAGCCACCACTTCACCCACGACGGCGTCATCGCGACCCAGCTCGGGCCGCGGAGCGAGGCGTGGCTGCGCGCCATCCTCGACGACCCCCGCCACGGCGTCGACGCCTTCCCGTGGTGGGGCCCCGAGCGCGACGCGGCGTACTTCCGCGGGCTCGCGCTGTCGCAGATGTGGACCGAGGTCCGCTGGCGCACGCCGATCCGGGAGGAGGAGACCGCGCTCCTCGATCGCGTGGTGACCTGGGCCGAGAAGGCGCACGGGCTGGACCCGCAGGTCTCTTTGCCATGGCGCGCCATCTCCGAGCTCTACGAGCACCTGGGAGAGGAGTCGCTCCGCGCGACCCGCGCTCACGTCAAGGCGCAGGCCGAGAAGCCGTCGGCGTCGATCGGCTACCGACGCCGCCCGGTGCGCGCGCGCTTGAGCGGTGGCTGGAGCCTGGAGATCCCGGGCGCGCTGGCCGAGCGCTGGGAGGAGCGGGGCACCTGGGTCGCCTGGGACACCAAGCGCTCGGTGTGGTTCACCTCGCTCACGGTGACCGACGACGCGGGCAAGCCCTCGCCCGACTCGGCGACGACCCTCGCGAGCCTGCCTCCCTTGAGCCGCGACTCGGACGAGGGTGAGGTCCTGGAGCTCGAGAGCGGAGAGCTGCGCGGGCTCGCGGCCTTCGCGCGGGACGAGCGGGACGGCGAGACGTTCTACCGCCTAGAGGCTCACGCCGCCCTGCGCGAGCACGCCGCGGTGGGCACGCTGGTCTACACCGACGAGGCCGACCGCGAGTGGGCGCTGCAGACGTGGGGCTCGCTCCACCACGGATAA
- a CDS encoding FIST N-terminal domain-containing protein, producing MRGLNHAYVHEATAETVGSACERLRADASGPITPLVLLAEGGCDVEAVVAGLRERSEAPFFGGVFPALVRGGSQVDRGALVLAFEGLDTLHLVTDIGEEAIVFSPALPESARGTAIVLVDGLAHGIGRLLQELYDHLGDTVTYWGGGAGYGSLARRPSVFCDRGLFPDSAVVAFAPQRASVGVRHGWTEVVGALVATRTRGSTIMELNWEPAFDVYRAALVGRGAPPFGPDEFASFAPRFPFGLRKEGAEHVVRDPITVDASGALVCVGDVPQNAALSILEGDPDQLIAAAKRAALDACGARRRARTNLVADCISRSLFLEARFAEELGAMLKAAESATDHVEQLGMLTLGEIASRGEGYLELFNKTAVVASLAADEEP from the coding sequence ATGCGGGGGCTGAATCACGCGTACGTCCACGAAGCGACGGCGGAGACCGTGGGGAGCGCGTGCGAGCGCCTGCGCGCCGACGCTTCCGGGCCCATCACGCCCCTCGTGCTGCTCGCCGAGGGGGGCTGCGACGTCGAGGCGGTCGTGGCCGGGCTCCGCGAGCGCTCGGAAGCACCCTTCTTCGGAGGCGTGTTCCCGGCGCTCGTGCGCGGCGGCTCCCAGGTCGATCGCGGCGCGCTCGTGCTCGCCTTCGAGGGCCTCGACACGCTGCACCTGGTGACCGACATCGGCGAAGAGGCGATCGTCTTCTCCCCCGCGTTGCCCGAGAGCGCCCGCGGCACGGCCATCGTGCTGGTCGACGGTCTGGCGCACGGGATCGGGCGGCTGCTCCAGGAGCTCTACGACCACCTCGGCGACACGGTCACCTACTGGGGCGGCGGCGCGGGCTATGGCTCGCTGGCGCGCCGGCCGAGCGTGTTCTGCGACCGCGGGCTCTTCCCCGATTCGGCGGTCGTGGCCTTCGCGCCGCAGCGCGCGTCCGTCGGTGTGCGCCACGGCTGGACGGAAGTGGTCGGCGCGCTGGTCGCGACCCGGACCCGGGGGAGCACGATCATGGAGCTCAACTGGGAGCCCGCGTTCGACGTCTACCGGGCCGCGCTCGTGGGCCGGGGGGCGCCTCCCTTCGGGCCCGACGAGTTCGCCTCCTTCGCGCCGCGGTTCCCCTTCGGGCTGCGGAAGGAGGGCGCCGAGCACGTGGTCCGCGACCCCATCACCGTCGACGCCTCGGGCGCGCTGGTGTGCGTGGGGGACGTGCCCCAGAACGCCGCGCTCTCGATCCTCGAGGGGGACCCGGATCAGCTCATCGCGGCCGCGAAGCGAGCCGCGCTCGACGCGTGCGGGGCGCGTCGCCGGGCGCGCACGAACCTGGTCGCGGACTGCATCTCCCGGAGCCTGTTCCTGGAGGCGCGCTTCGCCGAGGAGCTGGGCGCCATGCTGAAGGCGGCCGAGTCGGCGACGGATCACGTCGAGCAGCTGGGCATGCTGACCCTGGGAGAGATCGCGTCCCGAGGCGAGGGCTACCTCGAGCTGTTCAACAAGACCGCGGTGGTCGCCTCGCTGGCCGCGGACGAGGAGCCATGA
- a CDS encoding serine/threonine-protein kinase — translation MLNQKYELLERAGSGGMAVVWRARTLGAAGFTRPVAIKRVIPHLGRDPEFIAMFVEEARVVSTLQHPLITQIHDFAVDAQGLHFLVMEWVEGVDLARLAESFRADGGVLPWPLAAAIGVEILGALGAAHDRTTEAGAHAPIFHRDVTPQNILLSTDGFVKLTDFGIARAMDRATMTSPNALKGKVSYIAPERLKNGAASVQSDLWGVAVCLWEALAGRPLFDAPTDMEVMFAVSEARVPDLRELRPDVPELLWEALKMALDVDPQERFGSTHMMGRVLRELLRSTDEPTDARRVARAVRSAQQRLAPDLAAGGPRTEVLEGLEELPDA, via the coding sequence GTGCTCAATCAGAAGTACGAGCTGCTCGAGAGGGCGGGCAGCGGCGGCATGGCCGTCGTATGGCGCGCGCGCACCCTCGGCGCCGCGGGCTTCACGCGCCCGGTGGCGATCAAGCGGGTGATCCCGCACCTCGGCCGCGACCCCGAGTTCATCGCGATGTTCGTCGAGGAGGCGCGCGTCGTCTCGACGCTCCAGCACCCGCTGATCACCCAGATCCACGACTTCGCGGTGGACGCGCAGGGTCTGCACTTCCTGGTGATGGAGTGGGTGGAGGGCGTGGACCTCGCCCGGCTGGCCGAGAGCTTCCGCGCCGACGGGGGCGTCCTCCCGTGGCCGCTCGCCGCCGCCATCGGGGTGGAGATCCTGGGTGCGCTCGGCGCGGCGCATGACCGAACGACCGAGGCGGGCGCGCACGCGCCCATCTTCCACCGCGACGTGACGCCGCAGAACATCTTGCTGAGCACGGACGGCTTCGTGAAGCTCACCGACTTCGGCATCGCCCGCGCGATGGACCGGGCGACGATGACGAGCCCGAACGCGCTCAAGGGCAAGGTCAGCTACATCGCGCCGGAGCGCCTGAAGAACGGCGCGGCCAGCGTCCAGTCGGATCTGTGGGGCGTCGCGGTGTGCCTCTGGGAGGCGCTCGCCGGGCGGCCGCTCTTCGACGCGCCGACGGACATGGAGGTCATGTTCGCGGTGAGCGAGGCGCGCGTCCCCGACCTGCGGGAGCTCCGCCCCGACGTGCCCGAGCTCCTCTGGGAGGCGCTGAAGATGGCGCTCGACGTCGATCCGCAGGAGCGCTTCGGCTCGACGCACATGATGGGCCGCGTGCTCCGTGAGCTGCTGCGCTCGACCGACGAGCCGACGGACGCGCGGCGCGTCGCGCGCGCGGTGCGGAGCGCGCAGCAGCGGCTGGCGCCGGACCTCGCCGCTGGGGGGCCGCGGACCGAGGTCCTCGAGGGGCTCGAGGAGCTGCCCGACGCATGA
- a CDS encoding methylated-DNA--[protein]-cysteine S-methyltransferase translates to MPRSDHARVADAIRILAERFLAPPSLDALAHEVGLSPAHFQRMFRRATGVSPKRFTQSLVADRAERLLRETTVLEAAHGAGLSGPGRLHDLTVNVRAMTPGELRRGGEGLSIAWGLHETPFGVCAIATTERGVCELTFVEDGVDPEAGLRQSWPRAGLTRDEARTAHVAAAVLDASRCPGPLTLHLKGTNFQLRVWKALLAIPAGRVTSYGAIAQALDAPTASRAVGGAVGANPVSLIIPCHRVLRAHGALGGYRWGLDRKRAILAWEGAREAG, encoded by the coding sequence ATGCCCCGAAGCGATCACGCGCGCGTCGCCGACGCCATCCGGATCCTCGCCGAGCGGTTCCTCGCGCCGCCCTCGCTCGACGCGCTGGCGCACGAGGTCGGGCTGAGCCCGGCCCACTTCCAGCGCATGTTCCGGCGCGCCACGGGGGTCAGCCCCAAGCGCTTCACCCAGAGCCTGGTCGCGGACCGCGCGGAGCGGCTGCTGCGGGAGACCACCGTGCTCGAGGCGGCGCACGGCGCGGGGCTCTCCGGTCCGGGGCGGCTCCACGACCTGACGGTCAACGTCCGCGCGATGACCCCGGGCGAGCTCCGGCGCGGCGGCGAGGGGCTGTCGATCGCGTGGGGCCTGCACGAGACGCCCTTCGGGGTCTGCGCCATCGCGACCACCGAGCGCGGCGTCTGCGAGCTGACCTTCGTCGAGGACGGCGTGGACCCGGAGGCGGGGCTACGGCAGAGCTGGCCGCGCGCCGGGCTCACCCGCGACGAGGCGCGCACCGCCCACGTGGCCGCGGCCGTGCTCGACGCGTCACGCTGCCCCGGCCCGCTGACGCTCCACCTGAAGGGCACCAACTTCCAGCTGCGCGTCTGGAAGGCGCTCCTCGCCATCCCCGCGGGCCGGGTGACGAGCTACGGCGCGATCGCGCAGGCGCTCGACGCGCCCACCGCTTCGCGGGCGGTCGGCGGCGCGGTCGGCGCCAACCCGGTGAGCCTGATCATTCCATGTCACCGCGTCTTGCGTGCGCACGGCGCGCTGGGGGGCTACCGCTGGGGCCTCGATCGCAAGCGGGCCATCCTGGCGTGGGAGGGCGCGCGCGAGGCCGGGTGA